The Engystomops pustulosus chromosome 1, aEngPut4.maternal, whole genome shotgun sequence genome has a window encoding:
- the SPMIP10 gene encoding sperm-associated microtubule inner protein 10: protein MSESCSRGNSVDRQKYRHQNENLMINSQKGAKQEDRKDQMQNLGTMVSIGTITDMKGLAHSHVPEFSGRHPIIPKRYVMPWKQDMENRKLFTRHADLAGLYRGPQEESLFWQNKERLCHGEEHHNIMKKIKMPSQHHLTDFPLHSHLSRYQSYKINQKTRMLGSYE, encoded by the exons ATGTCAGAGTCTTGTAGTCGAGGCAATAGTGTAGACAGACAGAAATATAGACATCAAAATGAAAACCTTATGATCAACAGTCAAAAAGGAGCAAAGCAAGAAGACCGGAAGGATCAAATGCAGAATCTAGGAACCATGGTGTCTATAGGAACCATCACCGACATGAAAGG ACTTGCTCACTCGCATGTTCCTGAGTTCTCTGGGAGACATCCAATTATCCCGAAACGTTATGTCATGCCCTGGAAACAAGACATGGAGAACAGGAAGCTATTTACCAGA CACGCAGATCTGGCTGGGCTGTACAGGGGCCCACAGGAGGAGAGCCTGTTTTGGCAGAACAAAGAAAGGCTATGTCATGGAGAAGAACATCACAACATCATGAAGAAGATAAAAATGCCATCACAACATCATCTGACAGATTTCCCATTGCATTCTCATTTGTCAAGATACCAGAGTTATAAGATTAACCAGAAAACTAGAATGTTAGGATCATACGAATAG